The following are encoded together in the Arcticibacterium luteifluviistationis genome:
- a CDS encoding (Fe-S)-binding protein codes for MKVSLFIPCYIDQLYPQTGVATLSLLEKFGCEVVFHQSQTCCGQPMANSGFQHLTKKLDGLNQNLFGDSDYVVCPSGSCTLHLKEHVLGTQTKVYELCEFLTDVLKVKSLTSNFPFKVGLHQSCHGLRGLQLAKSSELVAEPFSKLEPLLKMVGGLELSYPEKVDECCGFGGTFCVSEEAVSAKMGQDKAAEFEADKVDYITSADMSCLMHIDGILKRKKSNIKVIHIAEILNGLAS; via the coding sequence TTGAAAGTATCTCTTTTTATACCCTGTTATATTGACCAGCTATATCCTCAAACTGGCGTAGCTACCTTAAGCCTTCTAGAAAAGTTTGGCTGCGAAGTGGTTTTTCATCAAAGTCAGACTTGCTGCGGACAGCCTATGGCAAACTCTGGTTTTCAGCATTTGACCAAAAAACTAGATGGCCTTAACCAAAACCTTTTCGGCGATTCTGATTATGTGGTTTGCCCTTCTGGAAGCTGCACCTTGCATTTGAAAGAACATGTTTTGGGTACACAAACTAAGGTGTATGAGCTCTGCGAATTTCTTACAGATGTTTTAAAAGTGAAAAGTTTAACATCAAACTTCCCTTTCAAAGTAGGTTTACACCAAAGTTGTCATGGGCTTCGTGGATTGCAATTGGCCAAAAGCTCAGAACTGGTAGCAGAACCATTTTCAAAACTAGAACCATTGCTTAAAATGGTAGGTGGTTTAGAACTCTCTTATCCTGAAAAAGTAGATGAATGCTGTGGTTTTGGTGGTACTTTTTGCGTGAGTGAAGAAGCGGTTTCTGCCAAAATGGGACAAGATAAAGCAGCGGAATTTGAAGCTGACAAAGTAGATTATATCACCAGTGCAGATATGTCTTGCCTGATGCACATTGACGGCATTTTGAAACGAAAAAAATCAAATATTAAGGTGATTCACATTGCTGAAATTTTAAACGGTTTAGCATCATGA
- a CDS encoding lactate utilization protein B, translating into MSEGKHASLAEKLTNDTDRTDWHNKSIWGVRKKRDVAAFGIPDWELLRQTASNIKDYVLDNLHDLLLEFEKNATENGITVHWAADAEEHNAIVHGILAKHNVKKMVKSKSMLTEECGLNPHLEKNGIEVIDTDLGERIIQLRDEHPSHIVMPAIHLKREEISDTFHESWGTEKGNFDPQYLAEAARQSLRQDFLTADAALTGVNFAIAETGEYVVCTNEGNADMGAHLAPVQISCMGLEKLIPKREHLSVMLRLLARSSTGQPITAYSSHFKKPRKGQEMHLVLVDNGRSRHIQLPKFKAGLKCIRCAACMNTCPVYRRSGGHSYHVTVPGPIGSILAPNTNLKEYSDLPFASTLCGACSNVCPVKINIHEQLYEWRQVIGKAGYVETSKKIGLKVMNFVLSNPKVYDIGGKLGKKAMTLMPYAINNPLNPWYKSREMPDMDTESFKDWYKKNR; encoded by the coding sequence ATGAGTGAAGGAAAACACGCCAGTTTAGCAGAAAAACTAACCAACGACACCGACCGAACGGATTGGCATAATAAATCTATTTGGGGTGTTAGAAAGAAAAGAGATGTAGCCGCTTTTGGTATTCCAGACTGGGAATTATTGAGACAAACGGCCTCCAATATAAAGGATTATGTTCTTGATAACCTCCACGATTTACTCTTGGAGTTTGAAAAAAATGCTACCGAAAATGGCATAACGGTTCACTGGGCAGCCGATGCAGAAGAGCACAATGCCATAGTTCATGGAATTTTGGCGAAGCATAATGTCAAAAAAATGGTAAAGAGCAAATCAATGCTCACAGAAGAATGTGGACTAAACCCACATTTGGAGAAAAACGGCATTGAAGTTATTGATACCGACTTAGGCGAAAGGATTATCCAACTAAGAGATGAGCACCCTAGCCATATTGTGATGCCTGCCATCCACCTAAAAAGAGAAGAAATTAGCGATACGTTTCATGAGTCTTGGGGAACAGAAAAAGGAAACTTTGACCCTCAATACTTAGCAGAAGCTGCTCGTCAAAGCCTAAGACAAGACTTTTTGACGGCAGACGCCGCCCTTACGGGTGTAAACTTTGCAATAGCCGAAACTGGCGAATATGTTGTATGCACCAACGAAGGTAATGCAGACATGGGAGCACATTTAGCTCCTGTTCAAATCTCTTGCATGGGTTTAGAAAAACTCATTCCAAAAAGAGAGCATTTGAGCGTCATGCTTCGTTTGCTGGCAAGAAGTAGCACTGGTCAACCGATAACCGCTTATTCTAGTCATTTCAAAAAGCCAAGAAAAGGGCAAGAGATGCACTTGGTTTTAGTGGATAATGGCAGAAGCAGGCATATTCAATTGCCTAAATTCAAAGCGGGTCTAAAATGCATCAGATGTGCAGCATGTATGAATACTTGTCCGGTGTATAGAAGAAGTGGCGGACACTCTTATCATGTGACTGTTCCCGGACCTATTGGTTCTATTTTGGCTCCAAACACTAATTTAAAAGAGTATTCTGACTTACCATTCGCCTCTACTTTATGTGGAGCTTGCAGCAATGTTTGCCCCGTCAAAATAAACATTCACGAACAGCTTTATGAGTGGAGACAGGTCATAGGAAAAGCAGGGTATGTAGAGACCTCCAAAAAGATAGGACTGAAAGTAATGAACTTCGTTTTATCTAACCCGAAGGTTTATGATATTGGAGGGAAACTAGGTAAAAAAGCCATGACCTTAATGCCTTATGCCATCAATAACCCATTGAACCCTTGGTATAAAAGCAGAGAAATGCCCGACATGGACACGGAAAGTTTTAAAGATTGGTATAAGAAAAATAGATGA
- a CDS encoding LutC/YkgG family protein, which produces MSSRAEILDRLKSQTSSQGQVTLPEFDVAYIGDPVSKFKTILGELYTDVIEVNSLSEVASFVTEKFDGKRMISNVETIDFPDTANWKEQDQHLLENVEFALFEGTLGVAENGAIWISDEQMGQRVAPFICQRLGIILKKSSIVPLMQQAYKNLDSNKSSFGTFISGPSKTADIEQSLVVGAHGSRELFVFLM; this is translated from the coding sequence ATGAGCAGCAGAGCCGAAATATTAGATAGACTTAAAAGTCAAACCTCAAGCCAAGGGCAAGTGACTTTACCTGAATTTGATGTAGCCTACATTGGCGACCCTGTGTCAAAATTCAAAACCATTTTAGGCGAACTTTATACGGACGTGATTGAGGTTAATTCCTTAAGCGAAGTGGCCAGTTTTGTCACTGAAAAGTTTGATGGGAAACGAATGATTTCTAATGTGGAAACCATTGACTTTCCTGATACCGCAAACTGGAAAGAGCAAGACCAACACCTTTTAGAAAATGTAGAGTTTGCTCTTTTTGAAGGAACACTTGGCGTAGCTGAAAATGGTGCCATCTGGATTTCTGACGAACAAATGGGACAACGCGTAGCTCCTTTCATTTGCCAAAGGCTAGGTATTATTTTAAAGAAGTCGAGTATTGTTCCTTTGATGCAGCAAGCATATAAAAATTTAGATAGCAACAAATCAAGCTTTGGAACCTTCATTTCTGGGCCTTCAAAAACAGCTGATATTGAACAATCTTTAGTTGTAGGAGCTCATGGCTCTAGAGAGCTTTTCGTTTTCTTAATGTAA
- a CDS encoding ribulokinase — MTSKYTIGIDFGSDSVRALIVDAKNGESHGTAVCYYPRWKEGKYCDPAASQFRQHPLDYIESLETAVKGALAEAGSEIAKNVVGISVDTTGSTPVAVDRNGTPLALLPEFAENPNGMFILWKDHTGNAEAEEINELAHNGSIDYTKYVGGIYSSEWFWAKILRTLRVDEQVRDKAFSWVEHCDWISAELTGNTNPLTLKRSRCAAGHKAMWHEEFEGLPSEEFLTILDPLLSGLRDRLFSETFTSDEVMGYISPKWAKKLGVPENVVIGVGAFDAHMGGVGAEIEPYSLVRVMGTSTCDMLVAPTEEVGHLLIKGICGQVDGSILPGMLGMEAGQSAFGDVYAWFQRLILGPVNDLITDQAVKDKMADELIPHLADKASQLALTENDAIALDWFNGRRTPDANHTLKGAIAGLNLGSDAAVVFKALVEATAFGAKAIVDRFISEGVPIKQVIGIGGVANKSSFVMQTLADVLNMPIKVAASDQACALGAGMFAATAAGIYDNVEEAQKAMGSGFNKEYHPNPSKTPIYEKLYAKYTEFGQFVENK; from the coding sequence ATGACCTCTAAATACACCATCGGAATAGATTTTGGCTCAGACTCCGTAAGAGCCCTTATAGTTGATGCAAAAAATGGTGAAAGCCATGGTACTGCTGTATGCTATTATCCACGATGGAAAGAAGGAAAATACTGCGACCCTGCGGCCTCACAATTCAGACAGCATCCCTTAGATTATATTGAAAGTTTAGAGACCGCTGTAAAAGGTGCTTTGGCAGAAGCAGGGTCAGAGATAGCAAAAAATGTTGTAGGAATTTCTGTAGACACCACGGGTTCTACACCTGTAGCAGTGGATAGAAACGGAACACCCTTAGCTCTTTTACCAGAATTTGCCGAAAATCCAAACGGGATGTTTATTCTCTGGAAAGACCATACTGGCAATGCAGAAGCAGAAGAAATAAACGAATTGGCTCATAATGGCTCCATTGATTATACTAAATATGTAGGTGGCATTTATTCTTCGGAATGGTTTTGGGCTAAAATATTAAGAACGCTTAGAGTAGATGAGCAAGTAAGAGATAAAGCTTTTTCTTGGGTAGAGCACTGCGACTGGATTTCAGCGGAATTGACAGGAAATACCAACCCACTAACACTTAAAAGAAGCCGATGTGCGGCAGGGCATAAAGCCATGTGGCATGAAGAATTTGAAGGACTTCCGTCTGAAGAATTTCTTACCATCTTAGACCCTTTACTTTCTGGATTAAGAGACCGACTTTTCTCCGAAACTTTCACCTCTGATGAAGTCATGGGTTATATTTCGCCTAAATGGGCTAAGAAGCTTGGCGTACCAGAAAACGTGGTTATAGGCGTAGGTGCTTTTGACGCTCATATGGGCGGCGTGGGTGCAGAAATTGAACCTTATTCGCTGGTAAGAGTGATGGGAACCTCCACTTGTGACATGCTTGTGGCACCTACCGAGGAAGTAGGGCATTTATTAATCAAAGGGATTTGTGGCCAAGTAGACGGCTCCATTTTGCCAGGAATGCTAGGTATGGAAGCTGGTCAATCTGCTTTTGGTGATGTTTACGCATGGTTTCAAAGATTAATTCTTGGACCTGTTAATGACCTCATCACAGACCAAGCTGTCAAAGATAAAATGGCGGATGAATTGATACCTCATTTGGCAGACAAAGCTTCCCAATTAGCCCTCACAGAAAACGACGCCATAGCCTTAGATTGGTTTAACGGCAGACGTACTCCTGATGCCAATCATACATTAAAAGGTGCTATTGCTGGATTGAATTTAGGTAGTGATGCCGCTGTAGTTTTCAAAGCTTTGGTAGAAGCTACAGCCTTTGGAGCAAAAGCTATTGTAGATAGATTTATATCGGAAGGTGTTCCTATAAAACAAGTGATTGGAATTGGTGGTGTTGCCAATAAATCATCTTTTGTGATGCAGACATTGGCAGACGTGCTAAATATGCCTATCAAAGTGGCAGCCTCTGACCAAGCTTGTGCCTTGGGAGCTGGAATGTTTGCCGCTACGGCCGCGGGTATTTATGATAATGTGGAAGAAGCTCAAAAAGCAATGGGTTCGGGATTCAATAAGGAATACCATCCAAACCCATCAAAAACACCTATTTACGAAAAGCTTTATGCCAAATACACGGAATTTGGTCAGTTTGTAGAGAACAAGTAG
- a CDS encoding GyrI-like domain-containing protein → MKKQELASKKVIGIWVRTTNHEEQALTDIQALWGRFMSEEIMSKIPNLIGSEIYSIYTEYEGDFTKPYTTVLACEVSSLDEIPEGMKGLEIGGGDYVKFVAKGNLNEGAVGNAWMEIWKSGADRRYTTDFEVYGAKSQNREDAEVDIFVAVK, encoded by the coding sequence ATGAAAAAACAAGAATTAGCATCGAAAAAAGTAATTGGTATTTGGGTAAGAACCACTAATCACGAGGAGCAAGCACTCACAGATATTCAAGCACTTTGGGGCAGGTTTATGTCAGAAGAAATCATGTCAAAAATTCCCAATTTAATAGGCTCTGAAATTTACTCTATCTACACAGAATACGAAGGTGATTTTACAAAACCTTATACCACAGTTTTGGCCTGTGAAGTAAGTAGTTTAGACGAAATACCTGAAGGTATGAAAGGGCTAGAAATAGGTGGAGGTGATTATGTGAAGTTTGTGGCTAAAGGGAATTTAAACGAAGGTGCAGTAGGTAATGCTTGGATGGAAATTTGGAAAAGTGGAGCAGATAGGAGATACACTACAGATTTTGAAGTATATGGAGCAAAATCACAGAATAGAGAAGATGCGGAGGTTGATATTTTTGTGGCTGTAAAATAA